A DNA window from Bacteroidota bacterium contains the following coding sequences:
- a CDS encoding phosphatidate cytidylyltransferase: MNNFWTRTLTGAVFLVVMVGGIIWNFWSYIALFSLIPLLGVWEFYSLMKERISLSQKIAGTLLGLILLLASGGKYFVQVSDNLFSNGLFIIILIFPLFLIVRLFRPAELFTVFSPVLFGILYVIFPFCFLLLSFSSESYWNSHNNSNIILGFFFLIWSNDTFAYLVGRSFGKTKLFERVSPKKTWEGTIGGVICTQGIAYILSIYFTELAIIQWMVVAAIVSVFGTLGDLVESMFKRSLGVKDSGNILPGHGGILDRFDGVLLSSPFVMTYLMLVR; encoded by the coding sequence ATGAATAATTTTTGGACAAGAACTCTTACTGGCGCGGTGTTTCTGGTAGTGATGGTTGGGGGAATAATCTGGAATTTCTGGTCATACATTGCCCTGTTTTCATTAATTCCCTTGCTGGGAGTATGGGAATTCTATTCGTTGATGAAAGAAAGAATTAGCTTGTCTCAGAAAATTGCCGGTACATTATTAGGATTGATATTACTATTGGCTTCGGGAGGAAAATATTTCGTTCAGGTATCAGACAATTTATTTTCAAATGGATTATTTATCATCATCCTCATCTTCCCACTGTTTTTGATTGTCCGTTTATTCCGTCCCGCTGAACTCTTTACGGTTTTTTCACCTGTCTTGTTTGGAATTCTATATGTAATATTTCCATTTTGTTTTTTACTTCTTTCTTTTTCGTCTGAAAGTTACTGGAACAGTCATAATAATTCTAACATTATTCTCGGATTTTTTTTCCTCATCTGGTCTAACGATACATTCGCATATCTGGTCGGAAGATCATTCGGCAAAACAAAATTATTTGAACGGGTTTCTCCAAAGAAAACATGGGAAGGAACAATCGGAGGAGTTATCTGCACGCAAGGAATCGCTTATATCCTTTCAATTTATTTTACTGAACTCGCAATCATTCAATGGATGGTCGTTGCTGCTATTGTTTCTGTTTTCGGAACTCTTGGCGATTTAGTAGAATCCATGTTCAAACGAAGTCTGGGCGTAAAAGATTCAGGAAATATTCTGCCGGGTCACGGAGGAATTCTGGATAGGTTTGATGGAGTTCTTCTCTCCTCCCCCTTTGTGATGACTTATTTAATGCTGGTGCGTTAA